A single region of the Oryzias latipes chromosome 19, ASM223467v1 genome encodes:
- the LOC101158730 gene encoding MAGUK p55 subfamily member 3 isoform X1 translates to MTEDMPILSTSTGLHESLALLTSQLHPDANHKEDLVFLKDVFSEKSLGYLMKIHERLNHYVKYSPTPVLHSASCLAEDLVEELQNGPLEDDERELLHLLSTPHLKAVLSAHDIVAQKKFDPVLPPLPEDLDDDIEEESVKIVRLVKNKEPLGATIRKDEATGAVIVARIMRGGAADRSGLVNVGDELREVNGHLITHKRPDEISHILSQSQGSITLKIIPAVTDEDKLRESKVFLRALFDYTPYEDKATPCQEAGLPFRKRNILQVVCQEDATWWQAKRVGDCNLRAGLIPSTQFQERRLRYRMKMGSLPAAAPLKAPLYDHSEREDCESKAALNGKDVVSPKSKTAPAFCGHAFLWESYSASLRRSFRLKKERQSAPAEAADPKHTEFLIYEEVTQYVPRPSERPRLIVLIGSLGARINELKQKVIAENPRRYGLAVPHTTRTRRSYEREGVEYHFISKAAFEADIQNRKFIEYGEYKDNLYGTSLESINRVLNQNKVCLLDVQPEALKTLRTAEFKPYVIFVRPRIHDGQGKSFGSSSSLSVGLTEEDLVEMSQSAERMEECYGHWVDYVLVKEDLSSAVAELQRALERAQTDPQWVPVSWVRR, encoded by the exons ATGACTGAAGACATGCCCATTCTGTCAACAAGCACAG GTCTTCACGAGTCCCTGGCCCTGCTCACATCTCAGCTTCACCCGGATGCCAACCACAAGGAAGACCTGGTCTTTCTCAAAGATGTTTTCAGCGAGAAAAGTCTTGGTTACCTGATGAAG ATCCATGAGAGACTGAATCACTATGTGAAGTACAGCCCCACCCCAGTCTTGCACAGTGCCTCCTGTCTGGCAGAGGAC TTGGTAGAGGAGCTTCAGAACGGACCGCTGGAGGATGACGAGCGAGAACTCCTTCACCTCCTGAGCACCCCACATCTGAAG GCGGTGCTGTCGGCCCATGACATCGTGGCTCAGAAGAAATTTGACCCAGTTCTTCCACCACTGCCAGAGGATCTGGACGACGACATCGAGGAGGAGTCGGTGAAGATCGTGCGCCTTGTTAAGAATAAAGAGCCACTG GGAGCAACTATTCGCAAAGATGAGGCAACCGGGGCTGTAATTGTTGCCAGAATCATGAGGGGGGGTGCAGCCGACCGCAGTG GTCTGGTGAATGTTGGAGATGAGCTTCGAGAGGTCAATGGACACTTGATAACGCACAAAAGGCCGGATGAGATTAGTCACATTCTG TCTCAGTCCCAGGGCTCCATCACGCTGAAGATCATTCCAGCTGTTACAGATGAGGACAAACTGAGGGAGAGCAAG GTCTTCCTCCGGGCTCTGTTTGATTATACGCCTTATGAAGACAAGGCTACTCCATGCCAAGAGGCTGGGCTTCCTTTTAGGAAGAGGAACATTCTTCAGGTAGTTTGCCAGGAGGACGCCACCTGGTGGCAGGCCAAGAGGGTGGGCGACTGTAACCTGCGTGCTGGCCTCATCCCCTCTACGCAGTTTCAGGAGAG aCGTTTGAGATACCGTATGAAAATGGGGTCCCTCCCTGCCGCCGCCCCCCTAAAAGCTCCTCTGT ATGATCACAGTGAGAGAG AAGACTGTGAGAGTAAAGCTGCTCTGAATGGAAAAGATGTAG TTTCTCCCAAGAGTAAGACAGCCCCTGCCTTCTGTGGCCATGCTTTCTTATGGGAATCTTACTCAG CCAGTCTGCGCAGAAGTTTCCGGCTGAAGAAAGAACGTCAGAGCGCGCCTGCAGAAGCTGCAGATCCCAAACACACGGAGTTCCTCATTTATGAGGAGGTCACGCAGTATGTCCCGCGTCCCAGTGAGAGGCCCCGTCTTATAGTGCTGATAG GCTCTTTAGGGGCTCGGATCAATGAGCTCAAGCAGAAGGTGATTGCTGAGAATCCCCGTCGGTACGGTTTGGCTGTACCAC ACACCACACGAACCAGAAGGAGTTACGAGAGAGAGGGAGTGGAGTACCACTTCATCAGCAAAGCAGCTTTTGAAGCAGATATTCAGAACAGAAA GTTTATAGAATATGGGGAATATAAGGACAATCTTTACGGAACCAGTTTGGAATCCATCAACAGAGTTTTGAATCAGAATAAAGTCTGCCTGCTGGATGTGCAGCCGGAG GCTCTGAAAACTCTTCGAACTGCTGAATTTAAACCATACGTGATCTTTGTGAGGCCTCGAATCCATGACGGTCAAGGGAAAAGCTTcggttcctcctcctccctgagCGTGGGGCTGACG GAGGAGGATCTTGTGGAAATGAGCCAGTCTGCGGAGCGGATGGAGGAGTGCTACGGTCACTGGGTGGACTATGTCTTGGTGAAAGAAGATCTAAGCAGTGCTGTGGCAGAACTCCAGAGAGCCCTGGAAAGAGCTCAGACGGACCCACAGTGGGTTCCTGTGAGCTGGGTGAGGCGATAG
- the psmc5 gene encoding 26S proteasome regulatory subunit 8: protein MELEGIDQMEMGDNKGGSGLRQYYLSKIEELQLTVNEKSQNLRRLQAQRNELNAKVRLLREELQLLQEQGSYVGEVVRVMDKKKVLVKVHPEGKFVVDVDKNIDINDVTPNCRVALRNDSYTLHKILPNKVDPLVSLMMVEKVPDSTYEMIGGLDKQIKEIKEVIELPVKHPELFEALGIAQPKGVLLYGPPGTGKTLLARAVAHHTDCTFIRVSGSELVQKFIGEGARMVRELFVMAREHAPSIIFMDEIDSIGSSRLEGGSGGDSEVQRTMLELLNQLDGFEATKNIKVIMATNRIDILDSALLRPGRIDRKIEFPPPNEEARLDILKIHSRKMNLTRGINLRKIAELMPGASGAEVKGVCTEAGMYALRERRVHVTQEDFEMAVAKVMQKDSEKNMSIKKLWK, encoded by the exons ATGGAGTTGGAAGGCATCGATCAG ATGGAAATGGGAGACAATAAAGGGGGATCAGGGCTCAGACAGTACTACTTGTCCAAAATTGAGGAGTTGCAG TTGACAGTGAATGAAAAGAGCCAGAACCTTAGACGTCTGCAAGCACAGAGGAATGAGCTCAATGCCAAAG TGCGTCTCCTGCGTGAGGAGCTGCAGTTACTGCAGGAGCAGGGATCATATGTGGGAGAGGTTGTCCGGGTCATGGACAAAAAGAAAGTGTTGGTCAAG GTCCACCCAGAAGGAAAATTTGTCGTGGACGTGGACAAAAACATCGACATCAATGAC GTGACCCCAAATTGCCGTGTGGCTCTGCGAAATGACAGCTACACCCTTCACAAGATCCTGCCTAACAAAGTGGACCCTCTGGTTTCTCTCATGATGGTGGAGAAGGTGCCAGATTCCACTTATGAAATGATTGGCGGTCTGGACAAACAGATCAAGGAGATTAAAGAAGTTATTGAACTGCCTGTCAAGCATCCAGAGCTGTTTGAAGCTCTGGGAATTGCTCAGCCCAAG GGCGTGTTGCTGTATGGACCTCCAGGCACAGGAAAGACCCTTCTGGCCAGAGCCGTAGCCCATCACACTGACTGTACTTTCATCAGAGTGTCTGGCTCTGAATTGGTCCAGAAATTCATTGGAGAGG GCGCTCGGATGGTGCGTGAGTTGTTTGTCATGGCTAGAGAGCACGCTCCCTCCATCATCTTCATGGATGAGATCGACTCCATCGGCTCCTCTCGTCTGGAGGGCGGCTCGGGTGGAGACAGCGAGGTGCAGAGAACAATGTTGGAGCTGCTGAATCAGCTAGATGGTTTTGAAGCTACAAAGAACATAAAG GTCATCATGGCCACCAACCGGATCGACATTCTGGACTCGGCTTTGCTCCGGCCAGGAAGGATTGACAGGAAGATTGAGTTTCCCCCTCCCAATGAAGAG GCCCGTCTGGACATCCTGAAGATTCACTCGAGGAAGATGAATCTGACACGCGGCATTAATTTAAGGAAGATTGCAGAGTTGATGCCTGGAGCTTCTGGGGCTGAGGTCAAG GGAGTTTGCACAGAGGCTGGAATGTACGCTCTGAGAGAGCGCAGAGTTCATGTCACTCAGGAGGATTTTGAGATGGCCGTGGCAAAG GTGATGCAGAAGGACAGTGAGAAGAACATGTCTATCAAGAAGCTGTGGAAATAA
- the LOC101158730 gene encoding MAGUK p55 subfamily member 3 isoform X2: MTEDMPILSTSTGLHESLALLTSQLHPDANHKEDLVFLKDVFSEKSLGYLMKIHERLNHYVKYSPTPVLHSASCLAEDLVEELQNGPLEDDERELLHLLSTPHLKAVLSAHDIVAQKKFDPVLPPLPEDLDDDIEEESVKIVRLVKNKEPLGATIRKDEATGAVIVARIMRGGAADRSGLVNVGDELREVNGHLITHKRPDEISHILSQSQGSITLKIIPAVTDEDKLRESKVFLRALFDYTPYEDKATPCQEAGLPFRKRNILQVVCQEDATWWQAKRVGDCNLRAGLIPSTQFQERRLRYRMKMGSLPAAAPLKAPLYDHSEREDCESKAALNGKDVASLRRSFRLKKERQSAPAEAADPKHTEFLIYEEVTQYVPRPSERPRLIVLIGSLGARINELKQKVIAENPRRYGLAVPHTTRTRRSYEREGVEYHFISKAAFEADIQNRKFIEYGEYKDNLYGTSLESINRVLNQNKVCLLDVQPEALKTLRTAEFKPYVIFVRPRIHDGQGKSFGSSSSLSVGLTEEDLVEMSQSAERMEECYGHWVDYVLVKEDLSSAVAELQRALERAQTDPQWVPVSWVRR; the protein is encoded by the exons ATGACTGAAGACATGCCCATTCTGTCAACAAGCACAG GTCTTCACGAGTCCCTGGCCCTGCTCACATCTCAGCTTCACCCGGATGCCAACCACAAGGAAGACCTGGTCTTTCTCAAAGATGTTTTCAGCGAGAAAAGTCTTGGTTACCTGATGAAG ATCCATGAGAGACTGAATCACTATGTGAAGTACAGCCCCACCCCAGTCTTGCACAGTGCCTCCTGTCTGGCAGAGGAC TTGGTAGAGGAGCTTCAGAACGGACCGCTGGAGGATGACGAGCGAGAACTCCTTCACCTCCTGAGCACCCCACATCTGAAG GCGGTGCTGTCGGCCCATGACATCGTGGCTCAGAAGAAATTTGACCCAGTTCTTCCACCACTGCCAGAGGATCTGGACGACGACATCGAGGAGGAGTCGGTGAAGATCGTGCGCCTTGTTAAGAATAAAGAGCCACTG GGAGCAACTATTCGCAAAGATGAGGCAACCGGGGCTGTAATTGTTGCCAGAATCATGAGGGGGGGTGCAGCCGACCGCAGTG GTCTGGTGAATGTTGGAGATGAGCTTCGAGAGGTCAATGGACACTTGATAACGCACAAAAGGCCGGATGAGATTAGTCACATTCTG TCTCAGTCCCAGGGCTCCATCACGCTGAAGATCATTCCAGCTGTTACAGATGAGGACAAACTGAGGGAGAGCAAG GTCTTCCTCCGGGCTCTGTTTGATTATACGCCTTATGAAGACAAGGCTACTCCATGCCAAGAGGCTGGGCTTCCTTTTAGGAAGAGGAACATTCTTCAGGTAGTTTGCCAGGAGGACGCCACCTGGTGGCAGGCCAAGAGGGTGGGCGACTGTAACCTGCGTGCTGGCCTCATCCCCTCTACGCAGTTTCAGGAGAG aCGTTTGAGATACCGTATGAAAATGGGGTCCCTCCCTGCCGCCGCCCCCCTAAAAGCTCCTCTGT ATGATCACAGTGAGAGAG AAGACTGTGAGAGTAAAGCTGCTCTGAATGGAAAAGATGTAG CCAGTCTGCGCAGAAGTTTCCGGCTGAAGAAAGAACGTCAGAGCGCGCCTGCAGAAGCTGCAGATCCCAAACACACGGAGTTCCTCATTTATGAGGAGGTCACGCAGTATGTCCCGCGTCCCAGTGAGAGGCCCCGTCTTATAGTGCTGATAG GCTCTTTAGGGGCTCGGATCAATGAGCTCAAGCAGAAGGTGATTGCTGAGAATCCCCGTCGGTACGGTTTGGCTGTACCAC ACACCACACGAACCAGAAGGAGTTACGAGAGAGAGGGAGTGGAGTACCACTTCATCAGCAAAGCAGCTTTTGAAGCAGATATTCAGAACAGAAA GTTTATAGAATATGGGGAATATAAGGACAATCTTTACGGAACCAGTTTGGAATCCATCAACAGAGTTTTGAATCAGAATAAAGTCTGCCTGCTGGATGTGCAGCCGGAG GCTCTGAAAACTCTTCGAACTGCTGAATTTAAACCATACGTGATCTTTGTGAGGCCTCGAATCCATGACGGTCAAGGGAAAAGCTTcggttcctcctcctccctgagCGTGGGGCTGACG GAGGAGGATCTTGTGGAAATGAGCCAGTCTGCGGAGCGGATGGAGGAGTGCTACGGTCACTGGGTGGACTATGTCTTGGTGAAAGAAGATCTAAGCAGTGCTGTGGCAGAACTCCAGAGAGCCCTGGAAAGAGCTCAGACGGACCCACAGTGGGTTCCTGTGAGCTGGGTGAGGCGATAG